The Pseudochaenichthys georgianus chromosome 8, fPseGeo1.2, whole genome shotgun sequence genome has a segment encoding these proteins:
- the stard3 gene encoding stAR-related lipid transfer protein 3 isoform X1 yields the protein MPSGDYGELGGSLPAIASLNTSYSTSLSFPSPYLLVTPAERKAISDVRRTFCLFVTFDLLFISLLWIIELNISSSIWERLKSEVVLYNYRDSFFDIFLLAVFRFLCLLVGYAAFRLRHWWVIAVTTLVTSVFLLVKVIVSSLLSVNAFGYVIPITSFVVAWLETWFLDFKVLTQEAEDERAYLAAVHAACERAPMIYPRAVSDGQFYSPPESIAGSEEDLDEEALGRRAVTAQEKEYVGQGREAMSVLEQILAQEENWKFEKNNDMGDSVYTLEIPFHGKTFILKGLMQCTAELVYQEVILQPEKMVQWNKTVSSCQILQRVDDNTLVSYDVSSGAAGGVVSARDFVNVRRVERKRDCYLSAGMATDHHAKPPVGRYVRGENGPGGFVVLKSSSNPSVCTFIWVLNTDLKGRLPRYLIHQSLAATMFEFMSYLRQRITELRPSFRSVHLT from the exons ATGCCGAGTGGAGACTATGGGGAGCTGGGGGGCAGCCTCCCTGCCATCGCCTCCCTGAATACATCCTACTCTACGTCGCTGTCCTTCCCGTCCCCCTACCTGTTGGTAACACCCGCAGAGCGCAAGGCCATCTCTGATGTCCGCCGCACCTTCTGTCTCTTCGTGACATTCGATCTGCTCTTCATCTCCCTTCTGTGGATTATAGAGCTGAAT ATATCCAGTTCAATctgggagaggttaaaaagtgAGGTCGTCCTTTATAACTACAGGGATTCCTTCTTTGATATCTTT CTCCTCGCTGTGTTTCGTTTCCTGTGTCTACTAGTGGGCTACGCTGCTTTTCGGTTGAGGCATTGGTGGGTTATAGCG GTTACCACCTTAGTGACCAGCGTCTTCCTACTTGTTAAGGTCATCGTGTCCAGT CTCCTCTCCGTAAATGCCTTTGGCTACGTGATACCCATCACTTCCTTCGTGGTGGCCTGGCTGGAGACCTGGTTCCTCGACTTCAAGGTGCTCACTCAGGAGGCTGAGGATGAGAGAG CCTACCTGGCAGCGGTGCACGCAGCGTGTGAGCGAGCGCCCATGATCTACCCCCGCGCTGTTTCAGACGGGCAGTTCTACTCCCCTCCTGAATCTATCGCAG GCTCTGAGGAGGATCTGGACGAGGAGGCTCTCGGCCGCAGAGCTGTCACTGCACAG GAGAAGGAGTATGTGGGACAGGGTCGTGAGGCCATGTCCGTGTTGGAACAGATCCTAGCCCAGGAAGAGAACTGGAAGTTTGAAAAAAACAAT GACATGGGAGACTCTGTCTACACTCTGGAGATTCCCTTCCATGGAAAGACTTTCATTCTGAAG GGCCTCATGCAGTGCACTGCGGAGCTTGTGTATCAGGAGGTGATCCTGCAACCAGAGAAGATGGTCCAGTGGAACAAAACGGTTTCTTCCTGCCAG ATCCTTCAGAGGGTGGACGACAACACTCTGGTATCATACGATGTCTCCTCAGGAGCAGCAGGGGGGGTGGTGTCTGCGAG GGACTTTGTTAACGTGCGGCGGGTGGAGCGCAAACGAGACTGCTACCTGTCTGCTGGCATGGCAACCGACCACCACGCCAAACCTCCAGTCGGTCGCTACGTCAG GGGGGAGAACGGCCCTGGAGGATTTGTGGTCCTCAAATCCAGCAGCAACCCGTCCGTCTGCACCTTCATCTGGGTCCTCAACACTGACCTGAAG GGCCGACTGCCCCGCTACCTCATCCACCAGAGTCTGGCCGCCACCATGTTTGAATTCATGTCCTATTTACGCCAACGCATCACTGAGCTGCGGCCTTCCTTCCGCTCCGTCCACCTCACCTAA
- the tcap gene encoding telethonin: protein MPFCTVLEKQNGVMVGAELACSVREENKANRESYSADWTSVSLKTHPQDRQTMNMNDDSRRETLSRQWQARSLTQICPSGVFRVGTVESGVREHQLLPKRRTLPLPIFTPAELGIRLGRGAPHTEEDLLPLTAPDGACPSKRSMDEILKDLPPVKPGAMDFFKGPRDLRRSLSIEAQRG, encoded by the exons ATGCCATTCTGTACCGTCCTAGAGAAGCAAAACGGTGTGATGGTGGGAGCGGAGCTGGCCTGCAGCGTACGGGAGGAGAACAAGGCTAACAGGGAGAGCTACAGCGCTGACTGGACTAGTGTCAGTCTCAAGACTCACCCTCAGGACAG GCAGACAATGAACATGAATGACGACTCTCGTAGGGAGACTCTGTCCCGGCAGTGGCAGGCCCGCTCGCTGACACAGATCTGCCCCTCCGGTGTCTTCAGAGTGGGCACTGTGGAAAGTGGGGTGAGGGAGCACCAGCTGCTGCCAAAGAGAAGAACCCTCCCCTTACCCATATTCACCCCTGCAGAGCTGGGCATCAGGCTCGGACGTGGAGCTCCACACACAGAAGAGGACCTGCTGCCCTTAACGGCCCCAGACGGAGCCTGTCCCAGCAAGAGGAGCATGGACGAGATCCTCAAAGACCTCCCTCCAGTCAAGCCTGGCGCCATGGATTTCTTCAAAGGGCCCAGAGACCTGCGTCGCTCCCTGTCCATCGAGGCCCAGAGAGGCTGA
- the mreg gene encoding melanoregulin, whose product MGSAFMKYCCCCCCCSTADEDDEDDEKQPLVPQDPLEYFNREVQKRRDEETNLWSEPGDPSHSERQDDRVLFGLLQARTKTPMGSTGYRRLSVDIEAMRDTRREVRDKWRQILENLGFMAEADSLLNVSAGASHDRMRNAPAARDLLHTLHTETSLFSSRETPPERYLLILDRLLYLDVADDFLAKAKRFYPPMDNSEEDEPGLAINLPLLLARMEANKGNAESEDESGGDGNLSDRS is encoded by the exons ATGGGTTCTGCCTTCATGaagtactgctgctgctgctgctgctgcagcaccgcTGACGAAGACGATGAGGATGACGAAAAGCAGCCTTTAGTACC GCAGGATCCCTTGGAGTATTTTAACCGTGAAGTCCAGAAGCGTCGTGATGAGGAGACCAACCTGTGGAGTGAACCGGGAGACCCCAGCCACTCAGAGAGACAAGACGACCGGGTGCTGTTCGGCCTGCTGCAGGCCAGGACCAAGACCCCCATGGGATCCACG GGCTATCGGCGACTGAGCGTTGACATTGAGGCCATGAGAGATACTCGTCGGGAAGTCAGAGACAAATGGAGGCAAATCCTGGAGAACTTAG GTTTCATGGCAGAGGCAGACTCACTACTCAATGTGTCAGCTGGAGCCTCACATGACCGTATGCGTAACGCCCCTGCAGCACGTGATCTGCTTCATACACTCCACACTGAGACTTCCCTCTTCAGCAGCAGAGAGACACCCCCAGAAAGATATCTACTAATCCTG GATCGTCTCCTCTATCTAGATGTAGCAGACGATTTCCTGGCTAAGGCAAAGCGCTTCTATCCTCCAATGGACAATTCTGAAGAGGATGAGCCGGGCCTTGCTATAAACCTGCCGCTGCTGCTGGCCAGGATGGAGGCCAATAAAGGCAATGCAGAAAGTGAGGACGAGAGCGGGGGAGATGGAAACTTGAGTGACCGATCTTGA
- the stard3 gene encoding stAR-related lipid transfer protein 3 isoform X2: protein MPSGDYGELGGSLPAIASLNTSYSTSLSFPSPYLLVTPAERKAISDVRRTFCLFVTFDLLFISLLWIIELNLLAVFRFLCLLVGYAAFRLRHWWVIAVTTLVTSVFLLVKVIVSSLLSVNAFGYVIPITSFVVAWLETWFLDFKVLTQEAEDERAYLAAVHAACERAPMIYPRAVSDGQFYSPPESIAGSEEDLDEEALGRRAVTAQEKEYVGQGREAMSVLEQILAQEENWKFEKNNDMGDSVYTLEIPFHGKTFILKGLMQCTAELVYQEVILQPEKMVQWNKTVSSCQILQRVDDNTLVSYDVSSGAAGGVVSARDFVNVRRVERKRDCYLSAGMATDHHAKPPVGRYVRGENGPGGFVVLKSSSNPSVCTFIWVLNTDLKGRLPRYLIHQSLAATMFEFMSYLRQRITELRPSFRSVHLT, encoded by the exons ATGCCGAGTGGAGACTATGGGGAGCTGGGGGGCAGCCTCCCTGCCATCGCCTCCCTGAATACATCCTACTCTACGTCGCTGTCCTTCCCGTCCCCCTACCTGTTGGTAACACCCGCAGAGCGCAAGGCCATCTCTGATGTCCGCCGCACCTTCTGTCTCTTCGTGACATTCGATCTGCTCTTCATCTCCCTTCTGTGGATTATAGAGCTGAAT CTCCTCGCTGTGTTTCGTTTCCTGTGTCTACTAGTGGGCTACGCTGCTTTTCGGTTGAGGCATTGGTGGGTTATAGCG GTTACCACCTTAGTGACCAGCGTCTTCCTACTTGTTAAGGTCATCGTGTCCAGT CTCCTCTCCGTAAATGCCTTTGGCTACGTGATACCCATCACTTCCTTCGTGGTGGCCTGGCTGGAGACCTGGTTCCTCGACTTCAAGGTGCTCACTCAGGAGGCTGAGGATGAGAGAG CCTACCTGGCAGCGGTGCACGCAGCGTGTGAGCGAGCGCCCATGATCTACCCCCGCGCTGTTTCAGACGGGCAGTTCTACTCCCCTCCTGAATCTATCGCAG GCTCTGAGGAGGATCTGGACGAGGAGGCTCTCGGCCGCAGAGCTGTCACTGCACAG GAGAAGGAGTATGTGGGACAGGGTCGTGAGGCCATGTCCGTGTTGGAACAGATCCTAGCCCAGGAAGAGAACTGGAAGTTTGAAAAAAACAAT GACATGGGAGACTCTGTCTACACTCTGGAGATTCCCTTCCATGGAAAGACTTTCATTCTGAAG GGCCTCATGCAGTGCACTGCGGAGCTTGTGTATCAGGAGGTGATCCTGCAACCAGAGAAGATGGTCCAGTGGAACAAAACGGTTTCTTCCTGCCAG ATCCTTCAGAGGGTGGACGACAACACTCTGGTATCATACGATGTCTCCTCAGGAGCAGCAGGGGGGGTGGTGTCTGCGAG GGACTTTGTTAACGTGCGGCGGGTGGAGCGCAAACGAGACTGCTACCTGTCTGCTGGCATGGCAACCGACCACCACGCCAAACCTCCAGTCGGTCGCTACGTCAG GGGGGAGAACGGCCCTGGAGGATTTGTGGTCCTCAAATCCAGCAGCAACCCGTCCGTCTGCACCTTCATCTGGGTCCTCAACACTGACCTGAAG GGCCGACTGCCCCGCTACCTCATCCACCAGAGTCTGGCCGCCACCATGTTTGAATTCATGTCCTATTTACGCCAACGCATCACTGAGCTGCGGCCTTCCTTCCGCTCCGTCCACCTCACCTAA